The Eubacteriaceae bacterium Marseille-Q4139 genome has a window encoding:
- a CDS encoding IS110 family transposase: MNCVGIDVSKGKSMIAVMRPFGEVVVSPFEVLHTDSELSELARLLKSLDGETRVVMEATGNYHAPVAWLLHDAGLYVSVVNAMLVHDYGNNSLRRAKTDKKDAVKLANYGLDHWLTLPRYVPDEDTRLMLKTCYRQYQQYSKVQTMLKNNLISLLDTTFPDANRLFASPPRADGSEKWVDFVDAFWHCECVCGLSEKTFITRYQKWCRKHGYNFNENKALDIYASACGHFGVMPKTDTTKLLVEQAISQLRATSAALAALKQEMQSLAASLPEYPVVMGMFGVGPSLGPQLMAEIGDVRRFHSKKALVAFAGIDAPPYQSGQMDVRSRSISKRGSASLRRTLFLVMSVILQRAPMDEPVYQFMSKKHSEGKPYRVYMMASANKFLRIYYASVKAYLDSMEYD; the protein is encoded by the coding sequence ATGAACTGCGTTGGCATCGATGTTTCCAAGGGCAAAAGCATGATCGCAGTCATGCGGCCTTTCGGAGAGGTGGTAGTCTCACCCTTTGAGGTACTTCACACCGACAGCGAACTGAGTGAGCTGGCAAGGCTGCTCAAAAGCCTGGACGGTGAGACCCGTGTGGTGATGGAAGCCACGGGTAATTACCACGCGCCTGTGGCCTGGCTACTCCACGACGCGGGGCTTTATGTCTCGGTAGTCAATGCAATGCTGGTGCACGACTACGGAAACAACAGTTTAAGGCGGGCCAAGACCGACAAGAAGGATGCTGTGAAGCTGGCCAACTACGGCCTTGACCACTGGCTCACACTGCCGAGATATGTCCCCGATGAGGATACCCGGCTCATGCTGAAGACCTGCTACCGGCAGTACCAGCAGTATTCCAAAGTACAAACCATGCTGAAGAATAACCTGATCTCCCTGCTGGACACAACTTTCCCGGACGCAAACCGCCTGTTTGCCAGTCCGCCCCGCGCTGATGGCAGCGAGAAGTGGGTGGACTTTGTAGATGCTTTTTGGCACTGCGAGTGTGTCTGCGGTCTGTCTGAGAAGACCTTTATCACCAGATACCAGAAGTGGTGCAGAAAGCACGGCTACAATTTCAACGAAAATAAGGCATTGGATATATACGCCTCTGCCTGTGGGCACTTCGGTGTCATGCCAAAAACGGATACAACAAAACTTTTGGTAGAACAGGCTATTTCCCAACTCCGGGCAACTTCTGCCGCGTTAGCTGCTCTCAAGCAAGAGATGCAGTCCCTGGCAGCTTCTCTGCCGGAGTATCCTGTGGTAATGGGGATGTTTGGCGTTGGTCCCTCTCTCGGCCCCCAGCTTATGGCTGAAATTGGCGATGTCCGCCGTTTTCATTCAAAAAAAGCACTGGTGGCCTTTGCGGGCATTGATGCCCCGCCCTACCAATCCGGCCAAATGGATGTCCGCAGCCGCAGCATTTCCAAGCGGGGGTCTGCCTCCCTGCGCAGGACGCTCTTTCTGGTGATGAGTGTCATCCTGCAACGTGCTCCAATGGATGAGCCGGTCTACCAGTTCATGAGCAAGAAACATTCTGAAGGCAAGCCTTACCGAGTCTACATGATGGCCTCCGCAAACAAGTTTCTGCGCATCTACTACGCTTCTGTAAAAGCCTATTTGGATTCCATGGAATACGACTGA
- a CDS encoding DEAD/DEAH box helicase family protein — MSEAEEEIASALSLPELPTVASQRHAIEERQAALYAGEIAIPADVVDEVLRSGGNRDRSQLRLIYNFMTDPTPEEAAEFVKREYGVGGKGFTIDGRDYAVWWDEPGMQIAAGHTVKDKISEKAFLSWPDVSARIGQLLAQGEYAPQVVLDAARGNALKEHAAVLIYMERDLADGVAERFFDDLSVFQGGFPEVTERLAQQLDSPEYVADLNQRLERLASAYAVDTSLIRFRHYAPDRVLQQFQKFAREAVPYQARNEFAWQEHDRFITEDEVDAFLTRGGPYSDGRLTVYAYFIGAHTDKEKADFLRHQYGEGGSSHALAGADDSHADYGTKGIALARGSYTAPYAQTFLKWPKAALRVDQLIQQKEYLQPGDYTRMPAYEREWMANRILQFYSGLPQEVDRPFTDTFFHEEARKELPEALSDATKAETLLTAMNQALAALPLDFDRYEERAEILAQVHQYVDGTFTIFPEPKKAPDLNSISGRQLSLFDFMDSGEPASDKEEMPAPAPAPSEAHMTANTGDGQEEPVQNGVVARYHSAMAMQDGYTEEIAIIRYPNGKFYNHYGFDEELGMGAATAGPFDSLEDARRALHAHRPDAQEVEVQEQKTEREPQPLEPMLLQTQDEYNAVKEKYPNSLIGFELEGHYLFLGEDAKQVSAILDSRLLEKPLEQGGNIIVTGFPSNQWVYYSRQLWSKGENVCLYGEQNDGTHAQTKYLSGRDYLPIDTTVHIDGREFRVDTVDFERGKVSLQDMTMAREVRYPLFREEPVEFVRALYEQEEPQFDFATEEQVFIAIQQSRYAYEDFSGEQMDVIYAAGQKNLNLLPMLNPDFSVEQMQLIADIEDRVRKNERVAYDGMMLPLTGHVMTPEEINAVRKEIRLPLEPFTRTDEATEEPAAPAQTAVIQEKHNFHITDDDLGVGGPKAKFRANMDAIHLLKTLEAEGRLATAEEQEVLSRFVGWGGISQTFDPDNSSWAKEYAEVKAALNPEEYRDARGSTLNAFYTSPTVIKAMYAALEQMGLRTGNVLEPACGIGNFMGLVPQSMEGLKMYGVELDSISGRIARQLYQKNQIAVQGFETMEFPDSFFDCAIGNVPFGDYKVLDKRYDRYNFLIHDYFIARSLDLVRPGGVVAVITSSGTMDKQNDSVRRYLAARADLLGAIRLPDNAFMRNANTGVVADILFFQKRDRVALEEPDWVHLGTTEEGYTVNSYFARHPEMVLGTFSTENTQYGKQEVTVKPIEGAVLADQLQAAISHIQGTITEPELDESELEGVDTSIPADPEVKNFSFANVDGLVYYRENSRMNLMELPATTTERVLGMIELRDLTQNLLNLQMENCSDAELTIAQDKLNRAYDSFTAQYGLISSNANRRAFSQDSSYCLLASLEILDEEGKLKRKADIFTKRTIRRPEAVTSVDTASEALAVSIGERAKVDVPFMAQLAGKTENEITEELSGVIFKNPLTDQWEMSDEYLSGNVREKLAVARQFAENHPEFAINVAYLERVQPKDLDASEIEVRLGATWIKPEYVQEFMQETFHTPWYMAGRVISVSYSDVTGAWNVSGKSRDVNNPLVNATFGTTRANAYRLLEDALNLRDTKIYDTERDIDGNEHRVLNKNETMLAQQKQDAIKEAFKEWIFRDMDRREDLVQTYNRMFNSIRPREYDGSHIRFVGMTPEITLMQHQKNAVAHILYGGNTLLAHCVGAGKTFQMIAAGMESKRLGLAQKCLYVVPNHLTEQWGSDFLRLYPGANILVATKKDFEPANRKKFCSRIATGNYDAIIIGHSQFERIPLSRERQIATIERQIDDITMAIADAKDKAGANFTVKQMEKTKKSLQVRLQKLNDQTRKDDVVTFEQLGVDRLFVDESHFYKNMFLYTKMRNVAGISQTDAQKSSDMFMKCQYLDEITGSRGITFATGTPISNSMVELYTIMRYLQYDTLQKMGLGHFDSWAATFGETVTAIELAPEGTGYRAKTRFARFFNLPELISVFKEAADVRTADMLHLPVPEAEYVNVVLKPSEIQQDMVSSFADRAEVVRTGSVDPRTDNMLKITNDGRKCALDQRLLNDLLPDEPDSKVNHCVENAFSIWQETSDICATQLIFCDLSTPKGDGSFNVYDDVRDKLVAKGVPREEVAFIHEATTETKKAELFAKVRAGQVRILLGSTPKLGAGTNIQDRLIALHHLDCPWKPSDLEQQEGRILRQGNQNKKVKIYRYVTENTFDAYMWQLLENKQKFISQIMTSKSPVRSAEDVDDTALSYAEIKALATGNPYIKEKMDLDIQVSKLKLLKANHTSQIYRLESDIAKRYPIEITATKERVAGLKADLEAVKPYLDQDKDEFVITVGEKTYRDKKEAGTAILAACAGLKAVNTAGQIGDYHGFALVASYDTFNQTFMLTVKRQCSYTMEVGKDPLGNIQRINNALAGIEKKLPEAESKLATLQAQLEAAREEVKRPFPQAAELEEKSARLAELNALLNMDERGGSEAVGLDETSEAMETVTPTRKQPEVAQEVTEPDRPARGGSVLARLHEKQTAHKEEQGAESALKKTQAQEL; from the coding sequence TTGAGTGAAGCAGAGGAAGAAATCGCCTCTGCTTTATCTTTGCCAGAATTGCCGACGGTGGCAAGCCAGCGCCATGCCATTGAGGAACGGCAGGCGGCGCTGTATGCGGGGGAAATTGCTATCCCTGCGGATGTGGTGGATGAAGTCCTTCGCAGCGGCGGCAACCGGGACAGAAGCCAGCTCCGGCTGATCTATAACTTTATGACCGACCCGACGCCGGAGGAAGCCGCGGAGTTCGTAAAGCGTGAATACGGCGTCGGCGGTAAGGGTTTTACCATTGACGGACGGGACTATGCGGTCTGGTGGGATGAACCGGGAATGCAGATCGCCGCCGGCCATACCGTGAAGGACAAAATCTCGGAGAAAGCGTTTCTCTCTTGGCCGGATGTGAGCGCCCGGATTGGGCAACTGCTCGCCCAGGGGGAATACGCGCCCCAGGTGGTGCTGGACGCAGCGCGGGGCAACGCACTCAAAGAACACGCCGCGGTCTTAATCTATATGGAACGTGACCTGGCCGATGGCGTGGCGGAGCGATTCTTTGATGATTTATCCGTATTTCAAGGCGGATTCCCCGAAGTGACGGAGCGCCTGGCTCAACAGTTGGATTCGCCGGAGTATGTGGCAGACCTAAACCAGCGTCTTGAACGGTTAGCGTCTGCCTATGCTGTAGATACGTCCCTGATCCGGTTCCGCCATTATGCGCCGGATCGCGTGTTGCAGCAGTTTCAAAAGTTCGCCCGCGAGGCTGTGCCGTATCAGGCGCGGAATGAATTTGCATGGCAAGAGCATGACCGCTTTATCACCGAAGATGAAGTGGACGCCTTTCTGACGCGTGGTGGCCCATATTCGGATGGACGTTTGACGGTTTATGCGTACTTTATCGGTGCACACACGGATAAGGAAAAGGCCGACTTCCTCCGCCACCAGTATGGGGAAGGCGGGAGCAGCCACGCGCTGGCCGGAGCAGATGATTCCCATGCGGATTACGGGACAAAGGGGATTGCGCTGGCGCGGGGAAGCTATACCGCACCCTATGCGCAAACCTTTCTGAAATGGCCGAAGGCGGCGCTGCGGGTAGATCAGTTGATTCAGCAAAAGGAATACTTACAGCCGGGCGATTACACACGGATGCCGGCCTATGAGCGGGAATGGATGGCAAACCGCATCCTGCAATTTTACAGTGGGCTTCCACAAGAAGTTGACCGCCCTTTCACCGATACCTTTTTCCACGAAGAAGCGAGAAAAGAACTGCCGGAAGCTCTTTCTGATGCCACCAAGGCAGAAACCCTGTTGACCGCAATGAACCAGGCACTGGCCGCGTTGCCTCTGGATTTTGACCGCTATGAGGAGCGGGCTGAGATTCTGGCCCAGGTGCACCAGTATGTGGACGGTACCTTCACCATCTTCCCGGAGCCGAAAAAGGCACCGGATTTGAATAGCATTTCCGGTCGGCAGCTTTCCCTGTTTGACTTTATGGACAGCGGTGAGCCGGCAAGCGACAAGGAAGAAATGCCCGCCCCAGCCCCGGCACCATCCGAGGCACATATGACGGCGAATACCGGTGACGGACAGGAAGAACCCGTGCAAAATGGCGTTGTGGCCCGTTACCATTCAGCTATGGCCATGCAGGACGGCTATACCGAAGAGATTGCCATCATCCGGTATCCCAATGGGAAATTTTACAACCATTATGGATTCGATGAGGAGCTGGGGATGGGAGCCGCTACGGCAGGCCCGTTTGATTCGCTGGAAGATGCAAGGCGAGCCCTTCACGCCCATCGCCCTGATGCGCAGGAAGTGGAGGTGCAGGAGCAAAAGACGGAACGGGAACCGCAGCCTTTGGAGCCAATGCTGCTGCAAACACAAGACGAGTACAACGCTGTTAAGGAAAAATACCCCAATTCCCTGATTGGCTTTGAACTGGAAGGGCATTACCTGTTCCTGGGCGAAGATGCCAAACAGGTGTCCGCGATACTCGACAGCAGACTTCTGGAAAAACCATTGGAACAGGGCGGCAATATCATCGTAACAGGATTTCCTTCTAACCAGTGGGTGTATTATTCCCGCCAGCTTTGGAGTAAAGGCGAGAATGTCTGCCTTTACGGGGAACAGAATGACGGCACCCACGCCCAGACCAAATATTTAAGCGGCAGGGATTATCTACCCATTGATACGACGGTGCATATTGACGGCAGGGAGTTCCGCGTGGATACGGTGGACTTTGAACGGGGTAAAGTCAGTTTGCAGGACATGACGATGGCCAGAGAGGTGCGGTATCCGCTGTTTCGGGAGGAACCGGTCGAGTTTGTCCGCGCACTCTACGAGCAGGAAGAACCCCAATTTGATTTTGCCACGGAGGAACAGGTATTCATTGCAATCCAGCAATCCCGGTATGCCTATGAGGATTTCTCCGGCGAACAGATGGACGTGATCTATGCGGCAGGCCAGAAAAATTTGAACCTTCTGCCCATGCTGAACCCGGACTTTTCTGTGGAACAAATGCAACTGATCGCAGATATAGAGGATCGGGTGCGCAAAAATGAGCGCGTCGCCTACGACGGGATGATGCTTCCCCTGACCGGCCACGTTATGACGCCGGAAGAAATCAACGCTGTACGGAAAGAAATCCGCCTGCCGCTGGAGCCGTTTACCCGAACCGACGAGGCAACGGAAGAACCGGCGGCACCCGCTCAAACGGCTGTGATTCAGGAAAAGCACAATTTTCACATCACCGACGATGATCTGGGCGTGGGCGGCCCGAAAGCCAAGTTCCGCGCCAACATGGACGCTATCCATCTGCTGAAAACACTGGAGGCCGAGGGTCGGCTTGCCACGGCGGAAGAACAGGAAGTGCTGTCCCGCTTTGTCGGCTGGGGCGGCATCTCCCAGACATTTGACCCGGACAACTCCAGTTGGGCGAAGGAGTATGCCGAGGTAAAAGCGGCGTTGAACCCGGAAGAATACCGTGATGCCAGAGGCTCTACCCTCAACGCCTTTTATACCTCTCCCACCGTGATTAAGGCGATGTATGCCGCACTGGAACAGATGGGGCTGCGTACCGGCAATGTGCTGGAACCGGCCTGCGGGATCGGCAACTTTATGGGGCTGGTGCCACAGAGTATGGAAGGGCTGAAAATGTACGGTGTGGAGCTGGACAGCATTTCCGGCCGGATTGCCCGGCAGCTCTACCAGAAAAATCAGATCGCCGTCCAGGGCTTTGAGACAATGGAGTTTCCGGACAGTTTCTTTGACTGTGCGATTGGCAATGTCCCCTTTGGCGATTACAAAGTGCTGGACAAGCGGTATGACCGCTACAATTTCCTGATCCACGATTACTTCATTGCCCGCAGCCTTGATCTGGTGCGCCCTGGCGGCGTGGTGGCAGTCATCACATCCTCCGGCACAATGGACAAGCAGAATGATTCCGTCCGCCGTTATCTGGCGGCGCGGGCCGACCTGTTGGGCGCTATCCGCCTGCCGGATAACGCCTTTATGCGCAATGCCAACACCGGCGTGGTGGCGGATATTCTGTTTTTCCAGAAGCGTGACCGGGTGGCATTGGAGGAGCCGGACTGGGTGCATCTGGGTACGACCGAGGAAGGCTATACGGTCAACTCGTACTTTGCCAGACACCCGGAGATGGTTTTGGGCACGTTTTCAACGGAAAACACCCAGTACGGCAAGCAGGAGGTGACGGTAAAGCCCATCGAGGGCGCTGTGCTGGCTGACCAGTTGCAAGCGGCCATCTCCCACATTCAGGGAACGATCACCGAGCCGGAACTGGATGAATCCGAGCTGGAGGGCGTGGATACGTCGATACCGGCAGACCCGGAGGTGAAGAATTTCAGCTTCGCCAACGTGGACGGCCTCGTGTATTACCGTGAAAATTCCCGGATGAATCTCATGGAACTGCCGGCAACGACAACCGAACGGGTGCTGGGGATGATTGAACTTAGGGACTTGACCCAAAATCTGCTCAATTTGCAGATGGAAAACTGCTCCGATGCAGAACTGACCATCGCCCAGGACAAACTGAACCGGGCCTATGATTCCTTTACGGCGCAATACGGCCTAATCAGCAGCAACGCCAATCGCCGCGCCTTTTCGCAGGACAGCAGCTACTGCCTGCTGGCTTCCTTGGAAATTCTGGACGAAGAAGGCAAACTGAAGCGGAAAGCCGACATCTTTACAAAGCGTACCATTCGCCGCCCGGAAGCTGTGACCAGCGTGGACACGGCCAGCGAGGCGCTGGCGGTATCCATCGGGGAACGTGCCAAGGTGGATGTGCCCTTTATGGCGCAGTTGGCGGGGAAAACCGAGAACGAAATCACCGAGGAACTGTCAGGCGTGATTTTCAAAAATCCGCTGACTGACCAGTGGGAAATGTCGGATGAATACCTTTCCGGCAACGTCCGCGAAAAGCTGGCTGTGGCCCGCCAGTTTGCAGAGAATCACCCGGAATTTGCCATCAATGTGGCCTATCTGGAACGGGTACAGCCCAAAGACCTGGATGCGTCTGAAATTGAGGTGCGCCTTGGCGCAACCTGGATCAAGCCGGAATATGTCCAGGAATTCATGCAGGAGACGTTCCACACGCCCTGGTATATGGCGGGGAGAGTTATTTCCGTCTCCTATTCCGATGTGACCGGCGCGTGGAATGTATCGGGCAAAAGCCGGGATGTAAACAATCCGCTGGTCAATGCCACCTTCGGCACCACCCGCGCCAATGCCTACCGGCTGTTGGAAGATGCCCTGAACCTGCGGGACACCAAAATCTATGACACGGAGCGTGATATAGACGGGAATGAGCATCGGGTTCTCAACAAAAATGAGACGATGCTGGCCCAGCAGAAACAGGACGCCATCAAGGAGGCATTCAAGGAATGGATTTTCCGGGATATGGATCGCCGGGAAGATTTGGTGCAGACCTATAACCGGATGTTTAACAGCATCCGCCCCCGTGAATATGATGGCTCGCACATCCGCTTTGTGGGTATGACGCCGGAGATCACCCTGATGCAGCACCAGAAAAATGCGGTGGCCCATATCCTGTATGGCGGGAATACCCTGCTGGCCCACTGTGTCGGTGCTGGCAAGACCTTCCAGATGATCGCTGCCGGCATGGAGAGCAAGCGTCTGGGCCTGGCGCAGAAATGCCTGTATGTAGTGCCCAACCATCTGACAGAGCAATGGGGCAGCGACTTTTTACGCCTGTATCCCGGCGCGAATATCCTGGTGGCGACCAAGAAGGACTTTGAACCGGCCAACCGAAAAAAGTTCTGCTCACGCATCGCCACGGGCAACTATGATGCTATTATCATCGGCCACAGCCAGTTTGAGCGTATCCCACTGTCCAGGGAACGGCAGATTGCCACGATTGAACGCCAGATTGACGATATCACAATGGCAATCGCGGATGCTAAGGACAAGGCCGGGGCAAACTTCACCGTCAAGCAGATGGAAAAGACCAAAAAATCATTGCAGGTGAGATTGCAGAAACTGAACGACCAGACGCGCAAGGACGATGTGGTCACCTTTGAGCAACTGGGCGTTGACCGGCTGTTTGTGGACGAAAGCCATTTTTACAAAAATATGTTCCTCTACACAAAAATGCGGAACGTGGCCGGCATCTCCCAGACGGACGCGCAGAAAAGCTCGGATATGTTTATGAAGTGCCAATACCTGGATGAGATTACAGGCAGCCGGGGCATTACCTTTGCGACCGGTACTCCTATCAGCAACTCAATGGTGGAACTCTACACCATCATGCGCTATTTGCAATATGACACCCTCCAGAAGATGGGACTGGGACATTTCGATTCCTGGGCCGCTACGTTTGGGGAGACGGTGACGGCGATTGAACTGGCACCGGAAGGAACGGGCTACCGTGCAAAAACGCGGTTCGCCCGCTTTTTTAATCTCCCGGAACTGATTTCGGTATTCAAGGAGGCAGCGGATGTCCGCACGGCGGATATGCTGCACCTGCCGGTGCCGGAAGCGGAGTATGTCAACGTGGTCTTAAAGCCCAGTGAAATCCAGCAGGATATGGTATCCAGCTTTGCTGACCGGGCGGAAGTCGTCCGCACAGGTTCGGTTGACCCCAGGACCGATAACATGCTCAAGATCACAAACGATGGGCGGAAATGCGCATTGGATCAGCGGCTGTTGAATGACCTTCTCCCGGATGAGCCGGACAGTAAGGTGAATCACTGTGTCGAAAATGCCTTTTCTATCTGGCAGGAAACCAGTGACATCTGCGCCACCCAGCTAATTTTCTGTGACCTGTCCACGCCGAAAGGCGACGGCAGTTTCAATGTCTACGATGATGTGCGGGATAAACTGGTGGCAAAGGGCGTTCCAAGGGAAGAAGTTGCTTTTATCCATGAGGCAACGACCGAGACAAAAAAGGCGGAGCTGTTTGCCAAGGTGCGCGCCGGTCAGGTGCGTATCCTGCTCGGTTCCACACCGAAACTAGGAGCCGGAACCAACATCCAGGATCGGTTGATTGCGCTGCATCATCTGGACTGCCCCTGGAAACCTTCTGACCTGGAACAGCAGGAAGGACGAATTTTACGTCAGGGCAACCAGAACAAGAAGGTAAAAATTTATCGTTACGTCACCGAAAATACGTTTGATGCGTACATGTGGCAGCTTTTGGAGAATAAGCAGAAGTTCATCAGCCAGATCATGACATCCAAATCCCCTGTGCGTTCTGCGGAAGATGTGGACGATACGGCGCTTTCCTACGCGGAAATCAAGGCGCTGGCAACAGGCAATCCGTACATCAAGGAGAAGATGGACTTGGACATCCAGGTGAGCAAGCTAAAGCTGCTCAAAGCCAACCACACCAGTCAGATTTACCGTCTGGAATCGGACATTGCCAAGCGCTACCCGATAGAGATTACTGCCACGAAAGAGCGCGTGGCTGGGCTGAAAGCTGACCTGGAGGCGGTAAAACCGTATCTCGACCAGGACAAAGACGAGTTTGTCATTACCGTTGGGGAAAAGACCTATAGGGACAAGAAAGAGGCTGGCACAGCGATTCTGGCGGCCTGCGCCGGTTTGAAAGCCGTCAATACGGCAGGGCAAATCGGTGATTATCACGGGTTCGCTTTGGTGGCGAGCTATGACACCTTTAACCAGACATTCATGCTCACCGTCAAGCGGCAATGCAGCTATACCATGGAGGTCGGCAAAGACCCGCTGGGCAATATCCAGCGTATCAACAATGCTCTGGCGGGTATTGAGAAAAAGCTGCCGGAGGCAGAGTCCAAACTGGCAACCTTGCAGGCCCAGTTGGAGGCTGCCAGGGAGGAGGTCAAAAGACCTTTCCCGCAAGCTGCGGAGCTGGAGGAAAAGTCGGCGCGGCTGGCAGAACTCAATGCTCTTTTGAACATGGATGAGCGCGGCGGTAGCGAGGCCGTTGGGCTGGATGAGACATCGGAAGCTATGGAAACTGTGACACCCACCCGGAAACAGCCGGAGGTTGCGCAAGAAGTGACCGAGCCTGATCGCCCCGCCAGGGGTGGGTCTGTTCTCGCTAGGCTCCACGAGAAACAGACGGCACATAAGGAGGAGCAGGGAGCCGAATCTGCTCTGAAAAAGACGCAGGCACAGGAACTATAA
- a CDS encoding TnpV protein, with protein MSMELTYHRKGEYLFPNLAVQEEPVQLGKYGMLRRTYLKENKQNWYQSMLLTGKLNRHLLEIEKAAEDRMDVLMAGLLKQYPAPDKEKDQLAWTAHMNSLQAMAEETILTELVYN; from the coding sequence ATGAGCATGGAACTGACGTATCATCGCAAGGGAGAGTATCTGTTTCCGAACCTGGCCGTACAGGAGGAGCCGGTGCAACTGGGCAAGTATGGGATGCTGCGCAGGACGTATCTGAAGGAGAACAAGCAGAACTGGTATCAGAGTATGCTGCTGACAGGCAAACTGAACCGGCACCTGCTGGAGATCGAGAAGGCCGCCGAGGATCGGATGGACGTGCTGATGGCGGGGCTGCTGAAACAGTATCCGGCCCCGGACAAGGAGAAGGATCAACTGGCCTGGACAGCGCACATGAACAGCCTGCAGGCGATGGCCGAGGAGACCATTCTGACGGAATTGGTGTACAACTGA